A stretch of bacterium DNA encodes these proteins:
- a CDS encoding PEP-CTERM sorting domain-containing protein produces EPASILLFSLGLLGLGVTIVSKKRG; encoded by the coding sequence TGAGCCAGCTTCAATTCTCCTTTTCAGTTTGGGCCTCTTAGGTTTGGGAGTCACTATTGTTTCAAAGAAAAGAGGTTAA